A window of Ovis canadensis isolate MfBH-ARS-UI-01 breed Bighorn chromosome X, ARS-UI_OviCan_v2, whole genome shotgun sequence contains these coding sequences:
- the TCEAL7 gene encoding transcription elongation factor A protein-like 7: MQKSCKENEGTPKCNVPKRQEECSYGEFQRQQTEGNFRQRLLQSLEEFKKDIDFRHFKDEEMTREGDGMERRLEEIRGLRKKCRALLSNRRHSQDRPYPI, from the coding sequence ATGCAAAAATCTtgcaaagaaaatgaaggaaCACCCAAATGCAATGTGCCAAAGAGACAGGAAGAGTGCTCCTATGGAGAGTTCCAACGCCAGCAAACAGAAGGGAATTTTAGGCAAAGGCTGCTtcagtctcttgaagaatttaaaAAGGACATAGACTTTAGGCATTTTAAGGATGAAGAAATGACAAGAGAGGGAGATGGGATGGAAAGGCGTTTGGAAGAGATAAGGGGTCTGAGAAAGAAATGTAGGGCTCTGCTTTCTAACCGTAGGCATTCTCAAGACCGTCCATATCCCATTTAA